A DNA window from Phoenix dactylifera cultivar Barhee BC4 chromosome 13, palm_55x_up_171113_PBpolish2nd_filt_p, whole genome shotgun sequence contains the following coding sequences:
- the LOC113463024 gene encoding uncharacterized protein LOC113463024 isoform X3, with protein sequence MFSCMSCVSPRCTLKKKRKKNTPTKRVILNETIARDLFPFPSLSHLRRGHSHLEGKIGMEAAPVPNPGNSRSELSSNSLPVDVALNVVSYLETADVCSLGSCSRFWRGLCSSDFVWIALYKRRWPALGAGSQPRASEGGGGGGGGGGGECSGDAEALSSPQKWRVLYINKHRQIASAVSTVIKFVQQCSQNESLEVGYYLKAVADLGLLELGFEDVQLFLFARKQNVLLNLIGLHYSIFSLAAPKSLQLCGSLERDRLVEYS encoded by the exons ATGTTCTCATGCATGTCCTGTGTGAGTCCCCGTtgtactttaaaaaaaaaaagaaaaaagaatacgCCCACGAAACGTGTCATCCTAAACGAGACCATTGCACGAGACCTGTTCCCATTTCCTTCCCTATCACACTTGAGGAGGGGGCATTCTCATCTCGAGGGAAAGATCGGAATGGAGGCAGCGCCGGTGCCGAATCCTGGGAATTCGAGATCGGAGCTGAGCTCGAATTCCCTCCCCGTGGATGTCGCCCTCAACGTCGTATCCTATCTCGag ACCGCAGATGTTTGCTCGTTGGGAAGCTGTTCGAGGTTCTGGCGCGGCCTCTGCTCGTCGGATTTCGTCTGGATCGCGCTCTACAAGCGGAGGTGGCCGGCCTTGGGCGCTGGTTCCCAGCCTCGAGCCtctgagggaggaggaggaggaggaggaggaggaggaggagaatgtTCCGGTGACGCCGAGGCCTTGTCGTCGCCGCAG AAGTGGAGGGTTTTGTACATTAACAAGCACAGACAAATAGCCAGTGCTGTGTCCACTGTAATCAAATTTGTCCAACAGTGCTCACAAAATGAATCACTTGAAGTTGGATATTATCTGAAAGCTGTTGCTGATCTGGGCTTATTGGAGCTTGGATTTGAAGACGTCCAACTATTTCTGTTTGCAAGAAAGCAGAATGTGCTGCTGAACCTGATTGGATTGCACTATTCCATATTTTCGCTTGCAGCACCA AAATCCCTCCAATTGTGTGGCTCGTTGGAACGAGATAGATTAGTAGAATACAGCTAG
- the LOC103711731 gene encoding probable nucleolar protein 5-2, translated as MLVLFETPAGFALFKVLDEGKLDRVEDLWKEFSTSESARKVVKLKAFSKFENTSEALSTVTLLIDGKPSKGLRKFLRAHCEGETLAVADSKLGNAIKEKLKIDCLHSSAVMELMRGLRSQLTELISGLAVQDLAPMSLGLSHSLSRYKLKFSPDKVDTMIIQAIGLLDDLDKELNTYAMRVREWYGWHFPELAKIIQDNIQYAKAVKLMGNRTNAVDLDFSEILSEETEAELKEAAVISMGTEVSDIDLANIRDLCDQVLALSEYRAQLYDYLRSRMNTIAPNLTALVGELVGARLIAHGGSLLNLAKQPGSTVQILGAEKALFRALKTKHATPKYGLIFHASLIGQAAPKLKGKISRSLAAKAALAIRYDALGDSQDNTMGLENRAKLEARLRVLEGRELSRSAGSTKGKPKIEFYDKDRKKGAGALITPAKTYNPSADLVLGQSTEPAERSADEQVVARPRKRKHEEVEAADEATLKEGGVDDGEKRKKKKKKNKADIASTQLQRDHQTAAAEAEEEQEKKKKKKKAEGHGTARLEDGGLAVLPEAEEEPSRKEKKKKKRAN; from the exons ATGCTGGTGCTGTTCGAAACTCCAGCGGGCTTTGCCCTGTTCAAAGTATTAGATGAAGGGAAGCTCGACAGAGTTGAG GATTTGTGGAAGGAGTTTTCAACATCAGAATCAGCCAGAAAG GTAGTGAAGCTGAAAGCTTTCAGTAAATTCGAGAACACTTCAGAAGCTTTATCCACAGTAACCTTATTAATTGATGGTAAACCTAGCAAGGGCCTCCGCAAGTTTTTGCGTGCTCACTGTGAAGGTGAAACATTAGCTGTTGCCGATTCAAAACttggaaatgcaattaaagaaaAACTG AAAATAGACTGCCTTCACAGCAGTGCTGTCATGGAGCTAATGAGGGGGCTAAGAAGCCAGCTTACAGAACTCATATCTGGGTTAGCGGTGCAAGACTTAGCTCCAATGAGCTTGGGTTTGTCGCATAGCCTATCTAGGTACAAGCTGAAATTCAGCCCTGATAAG gtggatacaatgattattcAGGCCATTGGCTTGTTGGATGATCTTGATAAAGAGCTTAATACTTATGCCATGAGAGTTCGTGAATGGTATGGATGGCATTTTCCGGAACTTGCTAAAATTATACAGGATAACATTCAATATGCAAAAGCAGTTAAGCTGATGGGCAATCGTACAAATGCAGtagatcttgatttctctgaG ATATTGTCAGAGGAGACTGAAGCAGAGCTGAAAGAGGCAGCAGTGATATCCATGGGGACAGAAGTTAGTGATATAGACTTAGCAAATATCAGAGACCTTTGTGACCAAGTGTTAGCTCTTTCAGAGTACAGAGCTCAGCTGTATGATTACCTGAGAAGCAGAATGAATACTATTGCGCCAAATCTGACTGCTCTTGTTGGGGAACTTGTTGGAGCCCGTCTTATTGCTCATGGTGGTAGTTTATTGAATCTAGCAAAGCAACCTGGCAGCACTGTTCAGATTCTTGGTGCAGAGAAG GCCCTGTTTAGAGCTCTGAAGACAAAGCATGCTACACCAAAGTATGGGCTTATCTTCCATGCATCCTTAATTGGTCAGGCAGCCCCAAAGCTCAAGGGGAAGATTTCTCGTTCCCTTGCCGCAAAAGCTGCATTGGCCATTCGATATGATGCCCTTGGCGATAGTCAAGACAACACTATGGGACTGGAAAATCGAGCTAAG CTCGAGGCCCGTTTAAGAGTTCTTGAGGGCAGAGAATTGAGTCGTTCTGCTGGCTCAACTAAAGGCAAGCCCAAGATCGAGTTCTATGACAAGGACCGAAAGAAGGGTGCAGGGGCTCTGATTACTCCAGCAAAG ACTTACAATCCCTCAGCTGATCTAGTACTCGGCCAGAGCACCGAACCAGCTGAGAGGTCGGCTGATGAACAGGTGGTGGCACGACCTAGAAAGAGGAAGCATGAGGAAGTAGAGGCAGCTGACGAAGCTACCTTGAAAGAAGGGGGTGTCGATGATggggagaaaaggaagaagaagaagaagaaaaataaggctGATATAGCAAGCACCCAATTACAAAGGGATCATCAGACTGCTGCAGCTGAGGCAGAAGAAGagcaggagaaaaagaaaaagaagaagaaagctgaaGGCCATGGTACTGCAAGGTTGGAGGATGGTGGTCTGGCTGTTTTGCCAGAAGCTGAAGAGGAGCCCagcagaaaagaaaagaagaagaagaagagagcaaACTGA
- the LOC113463024 gene encoding uncharacterized protein LOC113463024 isoform X1 → MEAAPVPNPGNSRSELSSNSLPVDVALNVVSYLETADVCSLGSCSRFWRGLCSSDFVWIALYKRRWPALGAGSQPRASEGGGGGGGGGGGECSGDAEALSSPQKWRVLYINKHRQIASAVSTVIKFVQQCSQNESLEVGYYLKAVADLGLLELGFEDVQLFLFARKQNVLLNLIGLHYSIFSLAAPPKDVAESLRRCEVSDRQVCVSWFKVGRWFYGFRLPDEHRSREVSLGELAMANEEEVLAVLNRGAVHEVLRVQIKSITASTT, encoded by the exons ATGGAGGCAGCGCCGGTGCCGAATCCTGGGAATTCGAGATCGGAGCTGAGCTCGAATTCCCTCCCCGTGGATGTCGCCCTCAACGTCGTATCCTATCTCGag ACCGCAGATGTTTGCTCGTTGGGAAGCTGTTCGAGGTTCTGGCGCGGCCTCTGCTCGTCGGATTTCGTCTGGATCGCGCTCTACAAGCGGAGGTGGCCGGCCTTGGGCGCTGGTTCCCAGCCTCGAGCCtctgagggaggaggaggaggaggaggaggaggaggaggagaatgtTCCGGTGACGCCGAGGCCTTGTCGTCGCCGCAG AAGTGGAGGGTTTTGTACATTAACAAGCACAGACAAATAGCCAGTGCTGTGTCCACTGTAATCAAATTTGTCCAACAGTGCTCACAAAATGAATCACTTGAAGTTGGATATTATCTGAAAGCTGTTGCTGATCTGGGCTTATTGGAGCTTGGATTTGAAGACGTCCAACTATTTCTGTTTGCAAGAAAGCAGAATGTGCTGCTGAACCTGATTGGATTGCACTATTCCATATTTTCGCTTGCAGCACCA CCCAAAGATGTAGCAGAATCCCTTCGCAGATGCGAAGTATCTGATCGACAGGTGTGCGTGAGTTGGTTTAAGGTGGGCAGGTGGTTCTATGGCTTCCGATTGCCCGATGAGCACCGCTCCCGAGAGGTTTCTTTGGGTGAGCTTGCCATGGCCAATGAGGAAGAGGTTCTGGCTGTGCTCAACCGAGGAGCAGTTCATGAAGTACTACGGGTCCAGATAAAATCAATTACTGCAAGCACGACATAA
- the LOC113463024 gene encoding uncharacterized protein LOC113463024 isoform X2 produces the protein MEAAPVPNPGNSRSELSSNSLPVDVALNVVSYLETADVCSLGSCSRFWRGLCSSDFVWIALYKRRWPALGAGSQPRASEGGGGGGGGGGGECSGDAEALSSPQWRVLYINKHRQIASAVSTVIKFVQQCSQNESLEVGYYLKAVADLGLLELGFEDVQLFLFARKQNVLLNLIGLHYSIFSLAAPPKDVAESLRRCEVSDRQVCVSWFKVGRWFYGFRLPDEHRSREVSLGELAMANEEEVLAVLNRGAVHEVLRVQIKSITASTT, from the exons ATGGAGGCAGCGCCGGTGCCGAATCCTGGGAATTCGAGATCGGAGCTGAGCTCGAATTCCCTCCCCGTGGATGTCGCCCTCAACGTCGTATCCTATCTCGag ACCGCAGATGTTTGCTCGTTGGGAAGCTGTTCGAGGTTCTGGCGCGGCCTCTGCTCGTCGGATTTCGTCTGGATCGCGCTCTACAAGCGGAGGTGGCCGGCCTTGGGCGCTGGTTCCCAGCCTCGAGCCtctgagggaggaggaggaggaggaggaggaggaggaggagaatgtTCCGGTGACGCCGAGGCCTTGTCGTCGCCGCAG TGGAGGGTTTTGTACATTAACAAGCACAGACAAATAGCCAGTGCTGTGTCCACTGTAATCAAATTTGTCCAACAGTGCTCACAAAATGAATCACTTGAAGTTGGATATTATCTGAAAGCTGTTGCTGATCTGGGCTTATTGGAGCTTGGATTTGAAGACGTCCAACTATTTCTGTTTGCAAGAAAGCAGAATGTGCTGCTGAACCTGATTGGATTGCACTATTCCATATTTTCGCTTGCAGCACCA CCCAAAGATGTAGCAGAATCCCTTCGCAGATGCGAAGTATCTGATCGACAGGTGTGCGTGAGTTGGTTTAAGGTGGGCAGGTGGTTCTATGGCTTCCGATTGCCCGATGAGCACCGCTCCCGAGAGGTTTCTTTGGGTGAGCTTGCCATGGCCAATGAGGAAGAGGTTCTGGCTGTGCTCAACCGAGGAGCAGTTCATGAAGTACTACGGGTCCAGATAAAATCAATTACTGCAAGCACGACATAA